The window GGATGGCGATGGGCAAGGATGCGAAGGTCGGCTGGTTATTGCCGCTCACCTTGCACTGCCTGATCCATGGTGTGCTGGCGACATTGCTGTTTGCGGTGCTCGCACCCAAACTCTGGTTTCTCGGCATCGCCGATTTCGTGGTGCACATCATCATCGATCGCGCCAAGGGCCTGATCGCGTCCCGATGGGAGGTCCGCCCCGGTCACCCGTGGTTCTGGACATTGATCGGCGTCGATCAGGCGCTGCACCATGTGACGGACTTTGTCTGGGCGCTGCTGGTGGTCAGCGCTCCGTAATTCGTGGCGTCATCATCGTTGCAGCGCTTACCAGGCCCGGAAGATTACGGTGGCATTGACGCCGCCAAAGCCGAAGCCGTTCGACACCACGTGCTCGATCCGCATTTTCCGGGCCTCGCCGCGCACCAGGTCAATGCCTTCGGTTGCCTCATCCGGATGATCCAGGTTGAGGGTTGCGGGCGCGATCTGGTCGCGCAGCGCCAGCACGGAAAAGATCGCTTCCAGTCCGCCGGCCGCGCCGAGCAGGTGCCCGGTCGCGGACTTGGTGGAGGTCACCGCGACAGTGCCGTTGGTCCCGAATACGCGTTTGATGGCTTCGATCTCGCCGAGATCGCCGACCGGAGTGGATGTCGCATGCGCATTCAGGTGCTGGACATCGAGCGGCGAAATCGCTGCCTGGCGCAGGGCGATCTCGATTGAGCGCCGCGCGCCGTCGCCGTCCGGCGGTCCGGAAGTCATATGATAGGCGTCCGCCGTGGTGCCATAGCCGACCAGTTCGGCGATCGGCGTGGCGCCGCGCGCCAGCGCGTGGTCGAGGGA is drawn from Bradyrhizobium prioriisuperbiae and contains these coding sequences:
- a CDS encoding DUF3307 domain-containing protein; this encodes MTLPQWSTTVVVGPLVMWMLLLTVKHVIADFVLQNTWMAMGKDAKVGWLLPLTLHCLIHGVLATLLFAVLAPKLWFLGIADFVVHIIIDRAKGLIASRWEVRPGHPWFWTLIGVDQALHHVTDFVWALLVVSAP